In Herbaspirillum sp. WKF16, one genomic interval encodes:
- a CDS encoding MaoC/PaaZ C-terminal domain-containing protein, with amino-acid sequence MTITHARLGDTVTFSKTVGEADVYLFAGITGDFSPNHVNEQFMQGTAYGRRIVHGALLVGFMSTASARMQAGSIERGIDTTPVSLGYDGLRFLKPVFFGDTVTVHYKISAIDEERARTVADMEVTNQHGELVSVGKHITKWVSNEARL; translated from the coding sequence ATGACCATTACCCATGCCCGCCTCGGCGACACCGTAACCTTCAGCAAGACCGTCGGCGAGGCCGACGTTTACCTGTTCGCCGGCATCACCGGCGACTTCTCACCCAACCACGTCAACGAGCAGTTCATGCAAGGCACGGCCTACGGTCGCCGCATCGTGCACGGCGCGCTGCTGGTAGGGTTCATGTCGACCGCCTCGGCCAGGATGCAGGCCGGCAGCATCGAGCGCGGCATCGACACCACACCGGTGTCGCTGGGCTACGACGGCCTGCGCTTCCTCAAGCCGGTGTTCTTCGGCGACACCGTGACCGTCCACTACAAGATCAGCGCCATCGACGAAGAACGCGCCCGCACGGTGGCCGACATGGAGGTGACCAACCAGCATGGCGAGCTGGTGTCGGTGGGCAAGCACATCACGAAGTGGGTGAGCAATGAGGCCAGGCTCTGA
- a CDS encoding acyl CoA:acetate/3-ketoacid CoA transferase: MKKVSVLSAAEAAGLVRDDDTIVICGCENVLSPETLLKALGDRYRETGAPRGLTEIHPIIVGMGVERGLEHLAQPGMIRRAVGSGFSFLKTSRYTQMLKENAFEAHVVPMGTIFQMMGDIASGRSRTLTQVGLNTFVDPQVEGGRINGAAETPLARHIEVDGEGYLEYRLPKLNIALLRGTTADENGNISLENEPVSLGVRNLAMAVKNSGGKVIVQVARMTQSGSIHPRMVEIPGICVDAVVIDPQQSVSGGELLNPALTGEIRMPIHHIARVEPGVARIVVSRAADEVQEHEVVNLGVGIPVDIPKILVERGQADRATFYPEHGSLGGVPGERAIFGTNINPEAIVDSPRVFEFFLGGGLDATFLGFGQIDAAGNVNVSKFNGIVPGCGGFIDITHRTGKVVFCGSFSAGGADVAAAEGGLRIRAEGKFSKFVPQVEQVTFNGREALRKGQSVLYVTERAVFSLQADGLQVEEIAPGVDLQTQVLDLIPFKVNVPRPPRLMDTRHFG, encoded by the coding sequence ATGAAAAAAGTATCTGTACTGAGCGCAGCCGAGGCCGCCGGCCTGGTCAGGGATGACGACACGATCGTGATCTGCGGCTGCGAGAATGTGCTCTCGCCCGAGACCTTGCTCAAAGCCTTGGGCGATCGCTATCGGGAGACCGGCGCGCCGCGCGGGCTGACCGAGATCCATCCCATCATCGTGGGCATGGGCGTGGAGCGCGGGCTGGAGCACCTGGCCCAGCCGGGCATGATCCGGCGCGCCGTCGGCAGCGGCTTCAGTTTCCTGAAGACCTCGCGCTACACGCAGATGCTCAAGGAAAACGCCTTCGAGGCGCACGTTGTGCCGATGGGGACGATTTTCCAAATGATGGGCGACATCGCCTCGGGGCGCAGCCGCACGCTGACCCAGGTAGGCCTGAATACATTCGTCGATCCGCAGGTGGAAGGCGGGCGCATCAACGGCGCGGCCGAAACGCCGCTGGCGCGCCATATCGAGGTCGACGGCGAAGGCTATCTGGAATACCGCTTGCCCAAACTGAACATCGCGCTGCTGCGCGGCACCACCGCTGACGAGAACGGCAACATCAGCCTGGAAAACGAGCCGGTCTCGCTGGGCGTGCGCAACCTCGCCATGGCGGTGAAGAATTCCGGCGGCAAGGTGATCGTGCAGGTGGCGCGCATGACCCAGAGCGGCAGCATCCATCCGCGCATGGTGGAGATTCCCGGCATCTGCGTGGACGCGGTGGTGATCGATCCGCAACAAAGCGTGTCCGGCGGCGAGCTGCTGAATCCGGCGCTGACCGGCGAGATCCGCATGCCCATCCATCACATCGCCAGGGTCGAGCCGGGCGTGGCGCGCATCGTCGTCAGCCGCGCCGCCGATGAGGTGCAAGAGCATGAGGTGGTCAACCTGGGCGTGGGCATTCCGGTGGACATTCCCAAGATCCTGGTCGAACGCGGCCAGGCCGACCGCGCCACCTTCTATCCGGAACACGGCTCGCTGGGCGGCGTGCCGGGCGAGCGCGCCATCTTCGGCACCAACATCAATCCTGAAGCCATCGTCGACTCGCCGCGGGTGTTCGAATTCTTCCTGGGCGGAGGGCTGGATGCGACCTTCCTCGGCTTCGGCCAGATCGATGCGGCCGGCAACGTCAACGTCAGCAAGTTCAACGGCATCGTGCCGGGATGCGGCGGCTTCATCGACATCACGCATCGCACCGGCAAGGTGGTGTTCTGCGGCTCGTTCTCGGCCGGCGGCGCCGATGTCGCGGCGGCAGAGGGCGGCTTGCGCATCCGCGCCGAAGGCAAGTTCTCCAAGTTCGTGCCGCAGGTGGAACAGGTCACCTTCAACGGCCGCGAGGCCTTGCGCAAGGGCCAGTCGGTGCTGTACGTGACCGAGCGCGCGGTGTTCTCGCTGCAGGCCGACGGCCTGCAGGTGGAAGAGATTGCGCCGGGCGTGGACCTGCAAACCCAGGTGCTGGACCTGATCCCGTTCAAGGTGAACGTGCCGCGCCCGCCGCGCCTGATGGATACGCGCCATTTCGGCTGA
- a CDS encoding FAD-binding protein → MQDEYREISTDVLIIGSGGAALRAALEADDQGAEVLVVIKGEFRKSGATFHSVAEVGAYNVPDGAGDPLDNPGVFLDDILRAGQGMSDPRLSKILAEEAEQSLQYLEKFGVHFEREDDHYLVFRACFSSRPRSHVIHDHFKPVLKALGTEASRRGIKVMDRMMVVNLIARDGQCHGVHALDAEGRPVVIRAKSTIVTTGGASQLFAKNLYPSDITGDGYAMAHRAGAWLTNMEFMQAGVSIVSPFVNLFGNYLWDAHPNLSDRDGKPFVKDYLPPGVSLREVIQQKERHFPFSSSDISRYIEISIQRAINDGRGTLEGGVFMDFRNTDFATLLADKSRSIARMWPLTYEWYKKQDVDLYRDRVQIACSAHAINGGLYIDEDAQSNLCGLFAAGEVAAGPHGADRLGGNMALTCQVFGRRAGLAAAQRARDMDHPHLGDVFGEQRAFLAQFARSGAHRLPDLRARLQRSANRHLLVIRNAIGLKTFMDECDELRDMLMKDTEITSPADMVHALELRNLLEVGAMMALAAGVRRESRGGHYREDHPTRDDSMAQNIILDASQPAGYRAVRLADLRT, encoded by the coding sequence GTGCAAGACGAATATCGTGAAATCAGCACCGATGTGCTGATCATCGGCAGCGGCGGCGCGGCGCTGCGCGCGGCGCTGGAGGCCGACGACCAGGGCGCCGAGGTGCTGGTGGTGATCAAGGGCGAGTTCCGCAAGAGCGGCGCCACCTTCCATAGCGTGGCCGAGGTCGGCGCCTACAACGTGCCCGACGGCGCCGGTGATCCGCTGGACAATCCGGGCGTGTTCCTGGACGACATCCTGCGTGCCGGCCAGGGCATGTCGGACCCGCGCCTGTCGAAGATCCTGGCCGAGGAAGCCGAACAATCGCTGCAGTACCTGGAAAAATTCGGCGTGCATTTCGAGCGCGAGGACGATCACTACCTGGTGTTCCGCGCCTGCTTTTCTTCGCGTCCGCGCTCGCACGTCATCCACGACCATTTCAAGCCGGTGCTCAAGGCGCTTGGCACGGAAGCCTCGCGCCGCGGCATCAAGGTGATGGACCGCATGATGGTGGTCAACCTGATCGCGCGCGACGGCCAGTGCCACGGCGTGCACGCGCTGGACGCCGAGGGTCGTCCGGTGGTGATCCGCGCCAAGTCGACCATCGTCACCACCGGCGGCGCCAGCCAGCTGTTCGCCAAGAACCTCTATCCGTCCGACATCACCGGCGACGGCTACGCGATGGCGCATCGCGCCGGCGCGTGGCTGACCAACATGGAATTCATGCAGGCCGGAGTGAGCATCGTCTCGCCCTTCGTCAACCTGTTCGGCAACTACCTGTGGGATGCGCATCCCAACTTGAGCGACCGCGACGGCAAGCCCTTCGTGAAGGATTACCTGCCGCCGGGCGTGAGCCTGCGCGAGGTGATCCAGCAGAAGGAGCGTCATTTCCCGTTCAGCTCCAGCGACATCTCACGCTATATCGAGATCTCGATCCAGCGCGCCATCAATGATGGGCGCGGCACGCTCGAGGGCGGCGTCTTCATGGACTTCCGCAATACCGATTTCGCCACGCTGCTGGCCGACAAGTCGCGCAGCATCGCGCGCATGTGGCCGCTCACTTATGAGTGGTACAAGAAGCAGGATGTCGACCTGTACCGCGACCGGGTGCAGATCGCCTGCTCGGCGCATGCCATCAACGGCGGCCTGTACATCGACGAGGATGCGCAATCGAACCTGTGCGGCCTGTTCGCCGCCGGCGAGGTGGCCGCCGGTCCGCACGGCGCCGATCGCCTGGGCGGCAACATGGCGTTGACCTGCCAGGTGTTTGGCCGCCGCGCCGGGCTGGCGGCGGCGCAACGCGCCAGGGACATGGATCATCCGCATCTCGGCGATGTCTTTGGCGAGCAGCGCGCGTTCCTGGCGCAATTCGCTCGCAGCGGCGCACATCGCCTGCCGGACCTGCGCGCGCGCCTGCAGCGCTCGGCCAACCGCCACTTGCTGGTGATCCGCAATGCAATTGGCCTGAAAACTTTCATGGATGAGTGCGACGAGTTGCGCGATATGCTGATGAAGGACACCGAGATTACCTCGCCGGCCGACATGGTGCATGCGTTGGAACTGCGCAACCTGCTGGAAGTGGGCGCAATGATGGCGCTGGCCGCCGGCGTGCGCCGCGAAAGCCGTGGCGGGCATTATCGCGAGGACCATCCGACGCGCGACGACAGCATGGCCCAGAACATCATCCTGGACGCCAGCCAGCCGGCCGGCTACCGCGCGGTGCGGCTGGCCGATCTCAGGACCTGA
- a CDS encoding LacI family DNA-binding transcriptional regulator, with amino-acid sequence MKKDSNKPVAAPGKKSKLSDVSTLAGVSVATVSRVINSPGAVRKVLRDKVELAMAELNYIPDAAARALSSRRMNTIGAIMPTLSTAIFSEWVVALQNRLDAAGFSLLISSSEYSPDTEFKALTSFLNRGVDGVILTGSNHLPASYALLQQHNIPALCSFTHDCGGELPCVGFDHRQAMRELADYLVRIGHREIGVITSPLTHNDRLQARIVGIRDALASVGAALPPERLIEVPYSVEEGRNAFNHLMASHPGITAVMCTTDMLAVGALLEANRLGYEVPQHVSITGFDDLELIRHMLPPLTSVKSPSRLIGEQCADAIVGLVTGKPAVIADIFTQPVIRASSAKPRAKAGKR; translated from the coding sequence ATGAAAAAAGACAGCAACAAGCCAGTCGCAGCGCCCGGCAAGAAAAGCAAACTCAGCGACGTCTCCACCCTGGCCGGCGTGTCGGTGGCCACCGTCTCGCGCGTGATCAATTCGCCCGGCGCGGTGCGCAAGGTGCTGCGCGACAAGGTCGAGCTGGCCATGGCCGAACTCAACTACATTCCCGACGCCGCCGCGCGGGCGCTGTCCTCGCGCCGCATGAACACCATCGGCGCCATCATGCCCACGCTGTCGACGGCGATCTTTTCCGAGTGGGTGGTGGCCTTGCAAAACCGGCTCGACGCCGCAGGCTTCTCGCTGCTGATCTCCAGCTCGGAATACTCGCCCGACACCGAGTTCAAGGCGCTCACCAGTTTCCTCAATCGCGGCGTCGACGGCGTCATCCTGACCGGCAGCAACCATCTTCCCGCCAGTTACGCGCTGCTCCAGCAGCACAACATCCCGGCGCTGTGTTCCTTCACCCACGACTGCGGCGGCGAGCTGCCCTGCGTCGGCTTCGACCACCGCCAGGCCATGCGCGAGCTGGCCGACTACCTGGTGCGCATCGGCCACCGCGAGATCGGCGTGATCACCAGCCCGCTGACCCACAACGACCGCCTGCAGGCGCGCATTGTCGGTATCCGCGACGCGCTTGCCTCGGTGGGCGCCGCGTTGCCGCCGGAGCGCCTGATCGAGGTGCCGTATTCGGTGGAGGAGGGGCGCAATGCCTTCAACCACCTCATGGCCAGCCATCCCGGCATCACCGCCGTGATGTGCACCACCGACATGCTGGCGGTGGGCGCTTTGCTGGAAGCCAACCGGCTCGGCTATGAGGTGCCGCAGCATGTCTCCATCACCGGCTTCGACGATCTCGAACTGATCCGCCATATGCTGCCGCCGCTGACTTCGGTGAAGAGTCCCTCGCGCCTGATCGGCGAGCAGTGCGCCGACGCCATCGTCGGCCTGGTCACCGGCAAGCCGGCCGTCATCGCCGACATCTTTACCCAGCCCGTGATCCGGGCCTCTTCCGCCAAGCCGCGCGCCAAGGCCGGCAAGCGCTGA
- a CDS encoding MFS transporter yields MSLARDEEGPIYRKVTWRLLPFLTLCYVIAYLDRVNVGFAKLQMLSDLKFSETVYGLGAGIFFLFYAAFETPSNLILHKVGARKWIARIMVTWGLISAAFMFVQTPMQFYILRSLLGIAEAGFFPGIILYLTYWYPAQRRTRIISIFMAAMPLAGIFGGPLSGWILDSFHEVMGLAGWRWLFFLEAMPAVVLGVVTLFWLDDGIRKAKWLTEQEKVVLERNIQAEDKAKVAHGSLGLLFKDIRVWMMGMVYFCLVIGQYGITLWLPTLVKGAGITGNLNIGLVTAIPYVAAAIAMIFFGFRSDATRKRRFYLILPLLLGAVGFVASVQFENNTVLAIAALTVASIGAVSAAPLFWPLPTAFLAGASAAGGIGLITSLGNLGGFFSPYMIGWLKDATQSSHAGMYALTGWLLLGALIAWRTPSQLVDK; encoded by the coding sequence ATGTCCCTGGCAAGGGATGAGGAAGGTCCGATCTACCGCAAGGTCACCTGGCGGCTGCTGCCGTTCCTCACGCTGTGCTACGTGATCGCCTACCTCGATCGCGTCAACGTCGGCTTCGCCAAGCTGCAGATGCTCTCCGACCTCAAGTTCAGCGAGACCGTGTACGGCCTGGGCGCCGGCATCTTCTTCCTGTTCTATGCCGCCTTCGAGACGCCCAGCAACCTGATCCTGCACAAGGTCGGGGCCCGCAAGTGGATCGCCCGCATCATGGTGACCTGGGGCCTGATCTCGGCCGCCTTCATGTTCGTGCAGACGCCGATGCAGTTCTACATCCTGCGCTCGCTGCTGGGCATCGCCGAGGCCGGCTTCTTCCCGGGCATCATCCTGTACCTGACCTACTGGTACCCGGCGCAGCGCCGTACCCGCATCATCTCGATCTTCATGGCGGCCATGCCGCTGGCGGGCATCTTCGGCGGCCCCCTGTCGGGCTGGATCCTGGACAGCTTCCATGAAGTGATGGGCCTGGCCGGCTGGCGCTGGCTATTCTTCCTGGAGGCGATGCCGGCGGTGGTGCTCGGCGTGGTCACGCTGTTCTGGCTGGACGACGGCATCCGCAAGGCCAAGTGGCTGACCGAGCAGGAGAAGGTCGTGCTGGAACGCAATATCCAGGCCGAAGACAAGGCCAAGGTGGCGCACGGCTCGCTGGGCCTGCTGTTCAAGGACATCCGGGTGTGGATGATGGGCATGGTCTACTTCTGCCTGGTGATCGGCCAGTACGGCATCACGCTGTGGCTGCCCACGCTGGTCAAGGGTGCGGGCATCACGGGCAACCTCAACATCGGCCTGGTCACCGCGATCCCCTATGTGGCCGCGGCCATCGCCATGATCTTCTTCGGCTTCCGCAGCGACGCCACTCGCAAGCGCCGTTTCTACCTGATCCTGCCGCTGCTGCTCGGCGCGGTCGGCTTCGTCGCCTCGGTGCAGTTCGAGAACAACACGGTGCTGGCGATCGCCGCGCTGACCGTCGCCTCCATCGGCGCGGTGTCGGCGGCGCCCCTGTTCTGGCCGCTGCCCACCGCCTTCCTGGCCGGCGCCTCGGCCGCCGGCGGCATCGGCCTGATCACTTCGCTGGGCAACCTGGGCGGCTTCTTCTCGCCCTACATGATCGGCTGGCTCAAGGACGCCACCCAAAGCAGCCACGCCGGCATGTATGCGCTCACGGGCTGGCTGCTGTTGGGCGCGCTGATCGCCTGGCGCACGCCCTCGCAGCTGGTCGACAAGTAA
- a CDS encoding transporter substrate-binding domain-containing protein, whose protein sequence is MTSIRRLALLVPLLTLCALAGLRAAHADTLGDIRQRGKIVVAIDLNSPPFGMADDKLKPYGSDVTAAQMLAKDLGVQLEIVQVTGPNRVPYLLTGKADIVIASFSITPERAKVIDFSLPYSAADSVVAGFASTPIKSLADLAGKRVGVVRGNLQDTLLIPLVPKGTTMVRFDDDATNAVALLSGQVDAIGTAKELVVETARRNPDKHIETKFSVKVVPQGIGMRKGETALKVWIDNWVTVNMKNGRLGESYQKAAGTPLPDLSAYFPR, encoded by the coding sequence ATGACTTCCATCAGGAGGCTGGCCCTGCTCGTCCCGCTGCTGACGCTGTGCGCGCTGGCCGGATTGCGCGCCGCGCATGCCGATACGCTGGGCGACATCCGCCAGCGCGGCAAGATCGTCGTGGCGATCGACCTCAATTCGCCGCCCTTCGGCATGGCCGACGACAAGCTCAAACCCTACGGCTCGGACGTCACCGCCGCGCAGATGCTGGCCAAGGACCTGGGCGTGCAGCTGGAGATCGTGCAGGTCACCGGCCCCAACCGCGTACCGTATCTGCTGACCGGCAAGGCCGACATCGTCATCGCCTCGTTCAGCATCACGCCCGAGCGCGCCAAGGTGATCGACTTCAGCCTGCCCTACAGCGCCGCCGATTCGGTGGTGGCCGGCTTCGCCTCCACACCGATCAAGAGCCTGGCCGATCTCGCCGGCAAGCGCGTGGGCGTGGTGCGCGGCAACCTGCAGGACACGCTCTTGATCCCGCTGGTGCCCAAGGGAACCACCATGGTGCGCTTCGACGACGACGCTACCAACGCCGTGGCGCTGCTGTCGGGACAGGTGGATGCGATCGGCACCGCCAAGGAGCTGGTGGTGGAAACCGCGCGCCGCAATCCGGACAAGCACATCGAGACCAAGTTCTCGGTGAAGGTGGTGCCGCAAGGCATCGGCATGCGCAAGGGTGAGACCGCGTTGAAGGTCTGGATCGACAACTGGGTCACCGTCAACATGAAGAATGGACGCCTGGGCGAGTCCTACCAGAAAGCCGCCGGCACGCCGCTGCCGGATCTGTCGGCCTATTTCCCCAGGTAG
- a CDS encoding DEAD/DEAH box helicase → MPPSDPHAFHPRLMLQTLARGDGLLGMRAHGLFGPRGGMVTVAQIDWTYGEGAGRWSVPAPVGFGDDEPGYTPAHIRRDADAEAAALELIRELGFLPLREDALQWRAQNPLHAAGPLWTLVQEDFFGDFWADQAPRLQQLGWTLVAKPGFAHESVPVTAWRFIVSDETGEVLGKEVAAPLQPRAFSTEVFDGLDPSGRWLLSIGIEVDGETMDVGPMVADLLRRDPRWADAQQVEKIDPHAVISLRAPGGRRIDAMAGPLKAVVLALLDLLDDSKRRDGPLRLTPWDAHRLDAIHGALLGLDGGAPWHMSGEAGVLGLARRLRAAGGVRSAEAPAGLGICLRAYQLQGLAWLQYLREHKLAGILADDMGLGKTAQVLAHILTEKQAGRLDLPALVVVPTSLLFNWREEARRIAPELRVLTLHGEGRAARFAEIAAGGADLVLTTYPLLWRDLDQLAPQRFHLLALDEAQTVKNASSRAAAAARKLQARHRLCMTGTPLENHLGELWTQFHFLMPGFLGDARSFSRLWRKPIEEQGQTVRARLLAQRVRPFILRRRKDDVLQELPPRTEIVERLQLQGRQRELYESVRIAADKQVRRALLRRGLTGSQVTVMDALLKLRQVCCDPYLLKGGRMPKGIERAKIELLRDMLPALVAEGRRVLVFSQFTTMLGLIEAELRELALPFLTLTGDTDPAARGEVIARFQAHEAPLFLVSLKAGGVGLNLTAADTVVLVDPWWNPAVEEQAIARAHRLGQTRQVFVYKLVVEGSIEERLLELQARKSALADGILGRDDAQAVKFGEEEVLALLAPLGAGIAEKVAG, encoded by the coding sequence ATGCCGCCTTCCGATCCGCACGCATTCCACCCGCGCCTGATGCTGCAAACGCTGGCGCGCGGCGACGGCCTGCTCGGCATGCGCGCGCACGGCCTGTTCGGCCCGCGCGGCGGCATGGTGACGGTGGCGCAGATCGACTGGACCTACGGCGAAGGCGCCGGGCGCTGGAGCGTGCCGGCCCCGGTCGGCTTCGGCGACGACGAGCCGGGCTACACGCCGGCCCACATCCGGCGCGATGCCGATGCCGAAGCGGCGGCGCTGGAACTGATCCGCGAACTGGGTTTCCTGCCGCTGCGCGAGGACGCGCTGCAATGGCGCGCGCAAAATCCCCTGCACGCCGCCGGCCCCTTGTGGACGCTGGTGCAGGAAGATTTCTTCGGCGACTTCTGGGCCGACCAGGCGCCGCGCCTGCAGCAACTGGGCTGGACGCTGGTGGCCAAGCCCGGCTTCGCCCACGAGAGCGTGCCGGTCACCGCCTGGCGCTTCATCGTCAGCGACGAGACCGGCGAGGTGCTGGGCAAGGAAGTGGCGGCGCCGCTGCAGCCGCGCGCATTCTCCACCGAGGTGTTCGACGGCCTCGATCCTTCCGGGCGCTGGCTGCTCTCGATCGGCATCGAGGTCGACGGCGAGACCATGGACGTCGGCCCGATGGTGGCCGACCTGCTGCGGCGCGATCCGCGCTGGGCCGACGCGCAGCAGGTCGAGAAGATCGACCCGCACGCCGTGATCTCGCTGCGCGCGCCGGGAGGCCGGCGCATCGACGCCATGGCCGGGCCCCTGAAGGCGGTGGTGCTGGCGCTGCTCGACCTGCTGGACGACAGCAAGCGGCGCGACGGCCCGCTGCGCCTGACGCCGTGGGACGCGCATCGCCTCGACGCCATCCACGGCGCGCTCCTCGGGCTGGACGGCGGCGCGCCCTGGCACATGAGCGGTGAGGCCGGCGTGCTCGGGCTCGCGCGCCGCCTGCGCGCCGCCGGCGGCGTGCGCAGCGCCGAGGCGCCGGCGGGGCTGGGCATCTGCTTGCGCGCCTACCAGCTGCAAGGCCTGGCCTGGCTGCAATACCTGCGCGAACACAAGCTGGCCGGCATCCTCGCCGACGACATGGGCCTGGGCAAGACCGCGCAGGTGCTGGCGCATATCCTCACCGAGAAACAGGCCGGCCGCCTCGACCTGCCGGCGCTGGTGGTAGTGCCGACCTCGCTGCTGTTCAACTGGCGCGAAGAAGCGCGCCGCATCGCGCCCGAGCTGCGCGTGCTCACGCTGCACGGCGAGGGCCGGGCGGCGCGCTTCGCCGAGATCGCCGCCGGCGGCGCCGACCTGGTGCTCACCACCTATCCGCTGCTGTGGCGCGACCTCGACCAGCTGGCGCCGCAGCGCTTCCACCTGCTGGCGCTGGACGAGGCGCAGACCGTCAAGAACGCTTCCTCGCGCGCCGCCGCCGCCGCGCGCAAGCTGCAGGCGCGGCATCGCCTCTGCATGACCGGCACGCCGCTGGAGAACCATCTCGGCGAGCTGTGGACGCAATTCCATTTCCTCATGCCCGGCTTCCTGGGCGATGCGCGCAGCTTCTCGCGGCTGTGGCGCAAGCCCATCGAAGAGCAGGGGCAGACCGTGCGCGCGCGGCTGCTGGCGCAACGCGTGCGGCCTTTCATCCTGCGTCGGCGCAAGGACGATGTGCTGCAGGAGCTGCCGCCGCGCACCGAGATCGTCGAGCGCCTGCAACTGCAGGGCCGCCAGCGCGAACTCTACGAAAGCGTGCGCATCGCCGCCGACAAGCAGGTCCGCCGCGCCTTGCTGCGGCGCGGCCTCACCGGCTCGCAGGTGACCGTGATGGACGCGCTGCTCAAGCTGCGCCAGGTCTGCTGCGACCCCTACCTGCTGAAAGGCGGGCGCATGCCCAAGGGCATCGAGCGCGCCAAGATCGAGCTGCTGCGCGACATGCTGCCGGCGCTGGTGGCCGAGGGCCGGCGCGTGCTGGTGTTCTCGCAGTTCACCACCATGCTGGGCCTGATCGAAGCCGAGCTGCGCGAGCTGGCATTGCCGTTCCTCACGCTCACCGGCGACACCGACCCCGCCGCGCGCGGCGAGGTGATTGCGAGGTTCCAGGCGCACGAAGCGCCGCTGTTCCTGGTCAGCCTGAAGGCCGGCGGCGTCGGCCTGAACCTCACCGCCGCCGACACCGTGGTGCTGGTCGATCCCTGGTGGAACCCGGCCGTGGAAGAGCAAGCCATCGCCCGCGCCCACCGCCTGGGCCAGACGCGCCAGGTGTTCGTCTACAAGCTGGTGGTGGAAGGCAGCATCGAGGAGCGCCTGCTGGAACTGCAAGCCCGCAAGTCGGCCCTGGCCGACGGCATACTCGGCCGCGACGACGCGCAGGCGGTCAAGTTCGGGGAAGAAGAAGTGCTGGCCTTGCTGGCGCCGCTGGGGGCGGGGATTGCGGAGAAGGTGGCCGGTTGA
- a CDS encoding metallothio multi-domain protein, which translates to MTAWFDNVESFLRRASGLHIVLALLLVCALLCWAVWVWATGEGRVPFGMLDFCITPTPPK; encoded by the coding sequence ATGACCGCCTGGTTCGACAACGTCGAAAGCTTCCTGCGCCGCGCCTCCGGCCTGCACATCGTGCTGGCCCTGCTGCTGGTGTGCGCCCTGCTGTGCTGGGCGGTGTGGGTATGGGCCACCGGCGAGGGCCGCGTGCCGTTCGGCATGCTGGACTTCTGCATCACGCCCACGCCTCCCAAGTGA